A DNA window from Xyrauchen texanus isolate HMW12.3.18 chromosome 6, RBS_HiC_50CHRs, whole genome shotgun sequence contains the following coding sequences:
- the LOC127644814 gene encoding gastrula zinc finger protein xLCGF3.1-like: MKCVKEEFKEESEDISITESCRMKHEDTEEQRDLTEVKEESQELNDMEEKHHDHKCDRFMTGEEPLSGSKTEIHFSTKRTRGARAKNSFTCHKCGKSLAHKADLQRHMIIHTGEKPFPCSQCGKSFAHKANLLRHMRIHTGEKPFTCSQCGKSFAHKANLKRHMKIHTGEKPYHCTSCGKSFSLSSSLKMHLHYHSGLKPFNCDQCSKKFTLASHLKLHLANHSNEKPHVCSFCGKSFVTSSILKTHVRVHTGEKPYLCTSCGKSFSQSSHLKIHLHYHSGLKPFNCDQCSKKFRLASQLKLHLANHSNEKPHVCSNCGKSFVTSSILKTHVRVHTGEKPYLCTSCGKSFSHSSNLRTHLKKRCPKLSYEQC; encoded by the exons atgaaatgtgttaaagaagagtttaaagaggagagtgaagacatcagTATTACAGAATCATGCAGAATGAAACACGAAGATACTGaagaacaaagag ACTTGACTGAAGTAAAAgaagaaagtcaagaactgaatgacaTGGAGGAGAAACACCATGATCATAAATGTGATCGATTCATGACTGGTGAAGAACCTTTAAGTGGCTCAAAGACTGAAATTCATTTTTCAACGAAAAGAACTCGAGGAGCAAGAGCCAAAAATTCTTTCACCTGCCataagtgtggaaagagtttggcACATAAAGCAGATCTTCAGCGTCACAtgataattcacactggagagaagcctttcccATGTTCTCAGTGTGGCAAGAGTTTTGCACATAAAGCAAATCTTCTGCGTCATATGagaattcacaccggagagaaacccttcacctgctctcagtgtggcaaGAGTTTTGCACATAAAGCAAATCTTAAGCGtcacatgaaaattcacactggagaaaagccataCCACTGtacttcatgtgggaagagtttcagccTATCAAGCAGTCTCAAAATGCATCTGCACTATCACTCTGGATTGAAAccatttaactgtgatcagtgCAGCAAGAAATTTACGCTGGCATCACATCTAAAGTTACACCTGGCAAATCATTCTAATGAGAAACCTCACGTGTGTtcattttgtggaaagagttttgttaCATCATCAATCCTGAAAACACATGTaagagtgcatactggagagaagccatacctctgtacttcatgtgggaagagtttcagccAATCAAGCCATCTGAAAATTCATCTGCACTATCACTCTGGATTGAAGccatttaactgtgatcagtgCAGCAAGAAATTTAGGCTGGCATCACAGCTAAAGTTACACCTGGCAAATCATTCTAATGAGAAACCTCACGTGTGTTCgaattgtggaaagagtttcgttACATCATCAATCCTGAAAACACATGTaagagtgcatactggagagaagccatacctctgtacttcatgtgggaagagtttcagccACTCAAGTAATCTAAGGACTCATTTAAAAAAGCGTTGTCCAAAACTGTCATATGAGCAATGTTAA